One window of Cellulomonas shaoxiangyii genomic DNA carries:
- a CDS encoding TerC family protein, translated as MDVPVWVWAVTVGAIVLMLAVDYVGHVRSPHEPTLRESAWWSAGYVSIAVLFGVVVWIVAGGTYGGEYFAGYITEKSLSIDNLFVFVLIMASFRVPRLYQQKVLLIGITIALVLRTIFIFVGAAFIERFSAIFYLFGAFLLYTAWAQIRSGSEEEGDFKENAVLRLTRRLFPTTDDYVGDKMIVRRDGRRYMTPMLIVMVAIGTADIIFAVDSIPAIFGLTQETYLVFAANAFSLLGLRQLFFLIDGLLDKLVYLSYGLGAILGFIGIKLVIHALHTNELPFINGGEHVTAVPEISTPVSLGFILVTLVLTTVLSLRRTRRDATASALQHASAQEAQLGVQLDGTDDAATETDDRRS; from the coding sequence GTGGACGTTCCTGTCTGGGTGTGGGCCGTCACCGTCGGCGCCATCGTGCTCATGCTCGCCGTGGACTACGTCGGCCACGTGCGCTCGCCGCACGAGCCGACGCTGCGCGAGTCCGCGTGGTGGTCCGCCGGCTACGTGAGCATCGCCGTGCTGTTCGGCGTGGTGGTGTGGATCGTCGCGGGCGGCACGTACGGCGGTGAGTACTTCGCCGGGTACATCACCGAGAAGAGCCTGTCGATCGACAACCTCTTCGTGTTCGTGCTCATCATGGCGAGCTTCCGCGTCCCGCGGCTCTACCAGCAGAAGGTGCTGCTGATCGGCATCACCATCGCGCTCGTCCTGCGGACGATCTTCATCTTCGTCGGTGCGGCCTTCATCGAGCGGTTCAGCGCGATCTTCTACCTGTTCGGCGCCTTCCTGCTGTACACCGCGTGGGCGCAGATCCGCTCGGGCAGCGAGGAGGAGGGCGACTTCAAGGAGAACGCCGTCCTCCGCCTGACACGGCGCCTGTTCCCGACGACCGACGACTACGTCGGCGACAAGATGATCGTGCGCCGCGACGGCCGCCGGTACATGACGCCGATGCTCATCGTGATGGTCGCGATCGGCACGGCCGACATCATCTTCGCGGTCGACTCGATCCCCGCGATCTTCGGGCTGACGCAGGAGACGTACCTCGTCTTCGCCGCGAACGCGTTCTCGCTGCTCGGGCTGCGCCAGCTGTTCTTCCTCATCGACGGCCTGCTCGACAAGCTCGTCTACCTGTCCTACGGCCTCGGCGCGATCCTCGGGTTCATCGGCATCAAGCTCGTCATCCACGCCCTGCACACGAACGAGCTGCCCTTCATCAACGGCGGCGAGCACGTCACGGCCGTCCCGGAGATCTCCACGCCGGTGTCCCTCGGGTTCATCCTCGTGACGCTGGTCCTGACCACGGTCCTGTCGCTGCGACGGACGCGGCGCGACGCGACCGCGAGCGCTCTGCAGCACGCCTCCGCCCAGGAGGCGCAGCTCGGCGTCCAGCTCGACGGGACCGACGACGCAGCCACGGAGACGGACGACCGCCGGTCGTGA
- a CDS encoding YciI family protein has protein sequence MTLFAVRYTYDDRTDVRDAVRPEHRAWLAGLADAGALLGSGPFADDAAAGALLVLRAQDEEAVRALLRQDPFAREGLVAATEVRTWQLVLGPWAAAD, from the coding sequence ATGACGCTCTTCGCCGTCCGCTACACCTACGACGACCGCACGGACGTGCGCGACGCGGTGCGCCCCGAGCACCGCGCGTGGCTCGCCGGGCTGGCCGACGCCGGCGCGCTGCTCGGCTCGGGACCGTTCGCCGACGACGCCGCGGCCGGCGCCCTCCTCGTCCTGCGAGCGCAGGACGAGGAGGCCGTGCGCGCGCTGCTGCGCCAGGACCCGTTCGCGCGCGAGGGTCTCGTCGCCGCGACCGAGGTGCGCACCTGGCAGCTCGTGCTCGGCCCCTGGGCCGCCGCCGACTGA
- a CDS encoding VOC family protein, producing the protein MDRRMQLTFDALDPRALGTFWAHVLGYVEEPAPDGFADWEAALRAWGMPEERWNDGYAIVDPAGAGPRVFLQRVPEGKSAKNRVHLDVGLPGAGPRGAEPDRAAVRARAAELADLGAQVVREFDEPGSGYWIVLLDPEGNEFCLV; encoded by the coding sequence GTGGACCGCAGGATGCAGCTGACCTTCGACGCGCTCGACCCGCGCGCGCTCGGCACGTTCTGGGCCCACGTGCTCGGTTACGTCGAGGAGCCGGCGCCGGACGGCTTCGCCGACTGGGAGGCGGCACTGCGGGCCTGGGGGATGCCGGAGGAGCGGTGGAACGACGGCTACGCCATCGTCGACCCCGCCGGCGCGGGGCCACGGGTCTTCCTCCAGCGCGTACCGGAGGGGAAGTCGGCGAAGAACCGGGTGCACCTCGACGTCGGGCTGCCCGGCGCGGGCCCCCGCGGCGCGGAACCGGACCGGGCCGCCGTGCGCGCCCGGGCGGCGGAGCTCGCCGACCTGGGAGCGCAGGTGGTGCGGGAGTTCGACGAGCCGGGCTCCGGCTACTGGATCGTGCTGCTCGACCCCGAGGGCAACGAGTTCTGCCTGGTCTGA